Proteins encoded in a region of the Magallana gigas chromosome 8, xbMagGiga1.1, whole genome shotgun sequence genome:
- the LOC105339937 gene encoding charged multivesicular body protein 3: MGLFGKEKGKDPKEMVNHWTHNLRKEGYNIDRQIRGIQREEEKVKRSLKDAAKKGEKESCKILAKEIVRARKAVNRLYASKAHMNSVQMQMKNQLATLRIAGALEKSTEVMKSMQALVKIPEIQATMRDMSKEMMKAGIMEEMLDDTMETLDDDELEEEADSEVEKVLYELTAGELGKAPAAVDDSLPVREPEGATAMPEEEDEDLTSRLEALRS; the protein is encoded by the exons ATGGGTCTGTTTGGAAAAGAAAAGGGTAAAGACCCAAAGGAAATG GTGAACCACTGGACACACAATCTGAGGAAGGAAGGGTACAACATTGACAGACAAATCAGGG GGATTCAGAGGGAAGAAGAGAAAGTGAAGAGATCACTTAAAGATGCCGCCAAAAAGGGGGAAAAAGAGTCCTGTAAAATCCTAGCCAAAGAAATTGTACGAGCGAGGAAAGCTGTCAACAGGCTGTACGCATCCAAAGCCCACATGAACTCGGTCCAAATGCAGATGAAAAATCAGCTGG CGACTCTAAGAATAGCAGGTGCCCTGGAGAAGAGCACAGAAGTCATGAAGTCCATGCAAGCCCTGGTCAAAATCCCCGAAATCCAGGCCACAATGAGAGACATGTCCAAAGAAATGATGAAG GCGGGCATCATGGAAGAAATGCTGGATGATACAATGGAAACCCTGGATGATGACGAATTGGAGGAAGAGGCAGATTCTGAAGTTGAAAAAGTTCTCTATGAACTAACAGCAG GAGAACTCGGTAAAGCCCCCGCTGCTGTCGATGACTCACTTCCTGTACGGGAGCCAGAGGGCGCCACTGCCATGCCGGAGGAAGAGGATGAAGATCTAACGAGTCGATTGGAGGCGCTACGCAGCTGA
- the LOC105339938 gene encoding ankyrin repeat, PH and SEC7 domain containing protein secG, which yields MEPIFRKKNRELMLMEIEQDKRLVEASRSGELDQVKTLLKTGASPDATEYNKSLFYDSKNYLTPLMIAASQGYTDVVRCLIESGASVNASDRFDVSALHMAADEGHVDCVAMLLENDAMCNNGTKYSKHGSYTAFPHPGGTTPLHLAASANNIECVTMLIWHGADYNAVDEYGRTSLYIAAQKSLEECVHAHLDNAIWKDILSLPAKDTGDTPLHECVKNGMLSCIQALLRKGSDVNHKNLQGFSPLHIAVRAGEKFSMEILRELVTRGYSTDVNIPESLGFSPLHYVCFHENNMQERRPEAAALLISYGASFNIRNRNNDSLLQYELRSKNRDLTILFAIAKSVAYLPTIESLSIFPPHSQLISTDYSANRHMVKLIKNDVQYYKIMWYKELTRDPRSLQHYCRCVVRKAMGVRRLGQIDTLPLPSTLKDYLHLRMEEFSVSIPEMPDT from the exons ATGGAGCCGATTTTCAGGAAGAAAAACAGAGAACTGATGTTAATGGAAATTGAACAAGACAAACGGCTCGTGGAAGCATCGCGATCTGGAGAGTTAGACCAAGtgaaaactcttttaaaaacagGTGCCTCTCCCGATGCCACAGAATACAACAAGAGCTTATTCTACGACTCAAAGAACTATTTGACCCCTTTAATGATAGCAGCCTCCCAGGGATACACAGATGTTGTCAGATGCCTGATAGAGAGTGGAG CCAGTGTTAACGCGAGTGACCGCTTTGACGTGAGTGCCCTTCATATGGCTGCAGACGAGGGACATGTTGACTGTGTGGCCATGCTGCTGGAAAATGATGCGATGTGCAATAATGGAACTAAATACTCAAAGCATGGATCATACACAG CCTTCCCTCATCCTGGAGGCACTACCCCTCTACACCTGGCTGCAAGTGCCAACAACATTGAATGTGTGACTATGCTAATTTGGCACGGGGCAGACTATAACGCAGTAGATGAGTATGGGAGAACCAGTTTATATATTGCGGCCCAGAAATCACTAGAGGAATGTGTCCATGCTCACTTGGACAATGCTATCTGGAAGGACATCCTGTCACTGCCTGCCAAAGATACAG GTGACACACCCCTTCATGAGTGTGTGAAGAATGGAATGCTGTCCTGTATCCAGGCCCTTCTACGAAAAGGCTCTGATGTCAACCACAAAAACTTACAGGGGTTTAGTCCGCTACACATTGCAGTCAGAGCTGGAGAGAAGTTCTCCATGGAGATATTGCGGGAGCTTGTTACTAGAGGCTACAGCACCGACGTCAATATACCAGAGTCACTAG GATTCTCTCCCCTTCACTATGTCTGTTTCCATGAAAACAACATGCAAGAGCGTAGGCCGGAGGCAGCTGCCCTATTGATTTCTTACGGTGCTAGCTTTAATATTCGCAACAGAAATAATGACAGTCTTCTGCAGTATGAACTTCGAAGTAAAAACCGCGACTTGACAATCCTGTTTGCCATTGCGAAGAGCGTGGCCTATCTCCCTACCATTGAATCGCTGTCCATCTTCCCCCCACATTCCCAGCTCATCTCTACTGATTATAGTGCTAACAGACACATGGTGAAGTTGATAAAGAATGACGTCCAGTATTATAAGATCATGTGGTACAAAGAGCTGACGAGGGACCCCCGCTCTTTGCAGCATTACTGTCGCTGCGTGGTCAGGAAAGCTATGGGGGTCAGACGTCTGGGTCAGATTGACACCCTGCCCCTCCCGTCCACTCTGAAAGATTATCTCCATCTGAGGATGGAGGAGTTTTCTGTGTCCATTCCAGAAATGCCGGACACGTGA